The following proteins are encoded in a genomic region of Candidatus Limnocylindria bacterium:
- a CDS encoding TlyA family RNA methyltransferase — protein MKRRVRLDQLLVQRELAPSRERAQALILAGAVRVSGDRADRAAAPVEEDAVVTIEGGPRFVSRGGEKLEGALADFGLDVAGAVALDVGSSTGGFTDCLLQRGASRVYDVDVGKGQLDWKLRSDPRVRVMEGINAREGFDLPEPVDLIVADLSFISLRLALPPSFRHLRDGGAIVALVKPQFEAGRDAVEKGGIVRDDKARADTVVAVAEHFAREGSGVIAAAASRVAGREGNREIFVHAVKGDPGLAAAELRAAAERAAA, from the coding sequence GTGAAGCGTCGGGTACGGCTCGATCAGCTGCTGGTGCAGCGTGAGCTCGCACCGAGCCGCGAACGCGCTCAAGCGCTGATCCTCGCCGGCGCGGTCCGTGTGTCCGGTGACCGCGCCGACCGCGCCGCCGCGCCAGTGGAGGAGGATGCCGTCGTCACCATCGAAGGCGGGCCGCGCTTTGTTTCGCGCGGCGGCGAGAAGCTCGAAGGCGCTCTCGCCGACTTCGGCCTCGACGTGGCCGGCGCGGTCGCGCTCGATGTGGGCTCGTCGACCGGTGGCTTCACTGATTGCCTGCTGCAGCGCGGAGCCTCCCGCGTCTATGACGTCGACGTTGGCAAAGGGCAGCTCGATTGGAAGCTGCGCAGCGATCCGCGCGTGCGTGTCATGGAGGGCATCAATGCCCGCGAGGGCTTCGATCTCCCGGAGCCGGTGGACCTCATCGTGGCCGATCTCTCGTTCATCTCGCTGCGCTTGGCGCTGCCGCCGTCGTTCCGCCATCTTCGCGACGGCGGCGCCATCGTCGCCCTCGTGAAGCCGCAGTTCGAGGCCGGCCGGGACGCGGTGGAGAAAGGCGGCATCGTCCGCGACGACAAAGCGCGCGCGGACACGGTGGTCGCGGTCGCCGAGCACTTCGCGCGCGAGGGTTCCGGCGTCATCGCCGCCGCCGCCTCGCGCGTCGCCGGGCGCGAAGGCAATCGCGAGATCTTCGTGCATGCGGTGAAGGGCGATCCGGGTCTCGCCGCCGCCGAGCTGCGCGCTGCTGCGGAGCGAGCGGCCGCGTGA